The genomic interval TTGTTTATCTATCAAACACTAAGGAGTAAGAGGTTTACGAGAGACTTTACTTGTCTCCAGTTACTCTTTCTAAAGCATTCTCAATTTTTTCCTGAACAGTAGTCGATCGGTTGGTATTTTCGGGACGCTTCATTTTATTAGCGTCAGCATCTTCCTGAACTTCGTTTAACCCCTTGTTTGAACGATCTTCAACCTCACCCAGCGACATGGGAGGAGATTTCAATACTTCTTGGGATTTTTCCAGGGTCTGATCTAGTTTAGCTTCACCTTTGGTTGGGCTGCTCTGGTGAGAGCTACCAGCAGCGATCGCAGGAACTGTACTAGAAACAAATAGCATCAAGCACAGGAAAGCTCCGACAAAAAAACGAGCTAACCGAGATTTAGATGGATGAATAAACTTCATTTGCAAAAGCCTCCAAGGACTATATGAGTTCAGTGTATTGAGCTTGACTTCTCGTTACCCTTAAAACTCTCTTCGCTTACTTTTGTACAGGAAGAGTATTAACCGCTCAATCACCCTACAGACGGAAACTGGAAAGGAGCCATGAGGAGTGGAGTAATTCTACAGATAGATATAGGAAAACCAAATCTTTTTGAAACTGACGCCAACCGTGGAAGTTTAACGAGATTAAGTACCGCGCCCAGGGTCTTGGCTTAACCCTCCGAGGGTTTGGTTAAAATGCACCGGTTCGGTCTTCTATAGCAGTCCTGAATCATTTGTGAAATAAGGAGAATTGTGAAAGTCTTTCCCTCCGGGAAAGCCCTTTCACAATCCAGATAGGATCGCTATATAAATGCAAAATCCCCAGCTTTATCTTAAAAGTTGGGGATCTTAGGATTGACATTGTAAGATCACTGCGATCTTGCACCAGTCTCAGAAACCGGGTTTCTTGCGAGAATCAATGCCTGAAACCCTTATATTTGGTTTAGAAGCCCGGTTTCTCTGCCCTTGCTAAGAATGGTAATAGGAACCCGGTTTCTCTGCCTTTGTTGAGAATGGTGCAAGATGTGAGATCACTTAGATGGTTGTAACTGTCTGGTGGAAACGGCTTTTGCCAGATTCCGCAACATCTCAGTGGTGGTTCCAAAGTCAACGCAAGCATCGGTAACACTTTGACCGTAAACAAGTTTGCTTAAATCTGGGGAAATTGGCTGATTACCAGCAATTAGGTGGCTTTCAATCATTCCTCCCATAATGTTTCGCGAACCTGCCTGAAGTTGCTCGGCAATACTCTGAAGCGCGATCGGCTGCTTGGTGTAATCTTTTGCCGAGTTGTCATGGCTACAATCAATCATGATGCGATGATTGAGACCATGTTGAACCAGTTCGCTGGCAGCCTGGTTGACGTACTCTGCACTATAGTTGGGTTTACCTTTACCACCCCGCAAAACCAGGTGCCCATCGGGGTTTCCTGTCGTCGTAACAATACTGGCTAAGCCGTGGGAATTGATGCCCAAAAAGCGATGTGGATGGCTGGCGGAAAGCATGGCATTCATGGCAATTTTCAGGCTACCGTCAGTGCCATTTTTGAAGCCCACAGGCATCGAGAGACCAGACGCCATTTCCCGGTGGGTCTGACTTTCGGTAGTGCGTGCCCCAATTGCAGTCCAGGAGATGACATCCGCAATGTATTGAGGGATGATGGGATCAAGCAATTCGGTGGCGGCGGGCAATCCTAAGTGGGCCAGATCTAACAGTAATTTGCGTGCCCACCGCAATCCAGTATTGATGTCGTAGCTCCCGTCTAGATGGGGATCATTGATTAGCCCTTTCCATCCAGTCGTGGTACGTGGTTTTTCAAAGTAGACCCGCATGACAATTTCAAGCTGGTCTTCTAACTCTGTTCTTAGTCGGGCAAGTTTTTCGCCGTATTCCAGCGCTGCGTTGACATCATGAATGGAGCAAGGACCAACAATCATCAGTAAGCGTTGATCGTTCCCTTGCAGAATATTGCGGATGCGATCGCGGGTTTCTGAAACAACGGTCGCTGCCTTTTCGCTGATCGGCAGTTCACTATGAATATATGCCGGACTCAGCAGGGGACGGGTTTCAACGACATGCAGGTCATAGGTCTTGCGCATAGGGTTTTCAGTTTCAACAACTTTCAGGTTGTAGGTTGTGCGCATGGGATTTCCAAACTTATAACAGAGTGTGCGGATTTTCTATGAAGCGCTTACCCAATGTGGCAGCATTCCTTGCCGCTGCATGCAGTGAAGCCCCCGCACGCCATTCTAAGCCTGGATTGAACGCAAAAGAGGGATAGTCACTGATATTTCACAATCAATATATATCAGCTTTAAGTTATTTGCTTTTGAAGAGTAAATATAAAAATAGCATTAAACAAATTCACTCTCTGGCAGGAAGCCATAGCAAAGAGCGATCGGAGAATTTTCAATTCCGTTCATGGGACATTCTTTGCGTCCACAATGAACGCAGTTTGCCTGAGTTGGGAGAATCAACTCAACTGCTGGATAAATACTGATTCCCTGTCGAACGAATGCCTGAGCTTCCAACTCGGAGATAGTGTTGCAGATCAAAATTGCCGATCGAATTTCCAGGGCTTCCCGTTGATAGTTAATTTGCTTCAAGGTTTCCCCAAACCCCTGGGTATCGGGTTTAATCAGCACCAGCACCTTTTGAGACAGGTTAGCAAAGCAGGCAGGTTTATCCTGCTCAAAAAAGTCTTTGTACTGGATGGTCAAGGTGCCATCGGGGTAATGCAAGGTACGCATGTGGCGCAAAAAAGGAATGGAAAAATTCCCATTCCTGTCGATCGCATTCCACCAGGACTTATACCAGGCATCGCGCGGCAACCGCAGGATTTCCTCAATTTGTTTGGGGGCAAATCCTGACTCTGATAGAAGCGCAACAGTGGGGGCAAGGGAAAGATTTTGTCCCAGCGTTTGCATTTCAGATTCATGCTGGGTGAACCGTGCTAAATCCCGGTTTTCGCGGCTCCACCCCCCTCCTGGTGGGTAAGCTTCCGCAGGTTGGGGGGGATCTGCCAGTATGCACTGACTCACTTCAACATGCAAAACACCGTCGGCAGCCTGCTGATTCCCAACAGGCACTCCTACTTCTGCGGTGATTGCTCCAATGTGTCGCCCTTCAATCAGGGGAGGAATGCCGTTTGTCAAAAGGGATTTAAGCAGGTTGCTATCCGCGATCGCCAGGGCAATCTGAATTTGATCACGAATCTCTTCGACCTTGACCTGATCGTTCACCGGGTAAAACAGAGGGTTATTCGGCATCGGCAACCTCTCTTTTAGCAATCAGGTCAAACGCAGCTGCGAACCCAAAGAAACTAACCTGCAACTATTGTGGCAGTAGTAGGGGATTCTTGCTCCTTCGTTCGCATTTCTTTTAATAAATTGGAGCAGAGGGAATAGGGGGCAGGGAATCGCTGGTCGGTGTCCGTAAGGGACGGGTTCAAAGCAATTTGGATAAAGCAGTCCCCTTAGAGGGTGTTTGAAAAGTCCTACTGTCGGTAGCAAAGATGCGATCCCCCTAAGTTCCCCTTAATCAGGGGGACTTTAAGCCTGTTTCCCTCCTTTTTAAGGCTACCGTGTACACACAAGTCGGAAATCTGTGAACACAAGTCCTGAAACCCTTGCTCTGCCTCAACTTTGGAAATTGGCTGAAATCTCAATAATCTCGGCTTATTGAGAACCGGCAACGAGAAATCAAGGTTGTGGAGGATCAGGTTTTCGGAAAACGAATCAGCGATCGACTTGTGTGTACACCGTAGCCTTTTTAAGGGGAGTTAGGGGGGATCTCTGAGTGTTGC from Kovacikia minuta CCNUW1 carries:
- a CDS encoding 3-deoxy-7-phosphoheptulonate synthase, coding for MRTTYNLKVVETENPMRKTYDLHVVETRPLLSPAYIHSELPISEKAATVVSETRDRIRNILQGNDQRLLMIVGPCSIHDVNAALEYGEKLARLRTELEDQLEIVMRVYFEKPRTTTGWKGLINDPHLDGSYDINTGLRWARKLLLDLAHLGLPAATELLDPIIPQYIADVISWTAIGARTTESQTHREMASGLSMPVGFKNGTDGSLKIAMNAMLSASHPHRFLGINSHGLASIVTTTGNPDGHLVLRGGKGKPNYSAEYVNQAASELVQHGLNHRIMIDCSHDNSAKDYTKQPIALQSIAEQLQAGSRNIMGGMIESHLIAGNQPISPDLSKLVYGQSVTDACVDFGTTTEMLRNLAKAVSTRQLQPSK